A stretch of DNA from Gottschalkia acidurici 9a:
AATGATAGTTCCAATAACTCGTACAAAAGCACTAAATCCAATAATAATTGGAGATAGTAGTATGTATTACTTTGATAAGCTTATGTTTGAAGGTTTGTTCAAACTTGATAAGAATTTAGAGCCTAAAGAATTATTAGCAGAAAGTTATAGTATAAATGGAGATGGGAGTATAAATATATCTCTAAGAAAAGATGTTAAATGGCATGATGGTGAAACTTTAAAAAGTTCAGATGTAAAATTCACAGTAGATACAATTAAATATGGACTATCAAATGGAAAACATGCTGGGACTATTCCTGAAATATATAAAAGTGGAGGAATATCAGACATAAATTATATAAAAGATATATATATTTCTGATGACTATAATATGACTATATATTTCGAAGGTGTAGGCAGTAATATATTAGAAATACTAACTTTTCCAATAATACCTGAGCATGCTTTTAGAAATGGAACAACTGAAGATAAAGTAGCTTATGAAAAAGCCCTAGATATAAAAGAATATAAGCCAATAGGTACGGGTCCATATAAACAAGGGAAATATGATAAATTAAAGTCTATAGAATTAAAAGTAAACGACGAATATTGGGGAAGTAAACCATATATAAAAACAATAATAGGAAAAGTATTAAAAGATGAAGAACTTGCGCTAACATCTTTTGAATCGGGACAAGTTGATATTGCGTTTAGCATGGGAGTAGACTGGGAAAAATATTCTCAAGGTGAGAAAGTAAAGGTACATGAATTTCCATCCCAACAATATGAATTTCTAGCATTTAACTTTAAGGATAAAATGTTTGAAGGTGAAAAGGGATTAGCTATTAGAAAAGCCATAGCCTATGGAATAAATAGAGATTCTATAATAAATAAAGTTTATTTAGGACATGCAACAAAGACGGATGTTCCTATTAATCCAAATTCATGGTTAGTCTCTAAAGATGCAAAAAACATATACAAATATAACGTAAAAAAAGCAAGAGATATTCTTGAAAAAGCTGGATGGCAAGATAAAGATGGCGATGGACTATTTGAGGATGAGGATAACAAGAAGATTTCAATAAAGCTTACTACTAATTCATACAATGGACTAAGAACTAGAGCCTTAGACATGATAGCAGAGGATCTAAAAAATATAGGTATTGAGGCTATAAAAGATTACCAACAAATTAATGAAAGTGATATAAATGAAGAGTTAGTAGAAAAAGATTGGACAAATTTTCAAAAAAAAATAAAGACGGGGAAATTTGAAATTGCTCTTTTGGGATGGGAAACATCATTTACACAAGATATTTCTTTTATGTTCAGAAAAGGAAGTCCAGATAACTTTATGAAATATGAAAATCCAGAGATGGATGAATCATTAGATAAAATATATTATTCTCTAACTAAAGAAGAAAAAAGAAGAATTACGGAAAAACACAAAAGATAATAGTAGATGACTTGCCGTATGTTAGCCTATATTTTACTAATGGTGCGGTATTAGGAAATAAAAAGTTACAAGGAGACATCCAATCTAACTTTGTGAATATATATAATAATATTCAAGAATGGTTTATACCTAAAATATATCATACAGAGAGTAAATAAAAACTATCATTGACTTTTATAATAAATAAGGTTAAAATAAATTTACTAACCTTATGCGGATGTGCTGGAACTGGCAGACAGGCACGTTTGAGGGGCGTGTGTCCAAGACATATGGGTTCAAGTCCCATCATCCGCACCATATAAAAAGAAGCGCTGTGTTGTAAGATAACACAGCGCTTTTTTTTAATATGCTGTCCAGCCTGAATCAGCAACTATAGTTGTACCATTTACAAAGCTTGAATCATCTGAGGCTAGAAAAAGTGCTATATTTGCTATTTCTTCAGAAGATCCTGATCTAGGGTTATACCCAGCACCAGACATTGCCTTCTCCATACCAAATTGACTTGGGTTTTTCATACCAACTCCTATTTCAGTTTCTACACCACCAGGGCATATTGCATTGCATCTAATACCTTTATTTGCATACATAAATCCTATATTTTTTGTCAGACCTATTAAGCCAAATTTAGACGCTGTATACGCAGGACCTGCTCTAGAACCATATAGTCCGCCTACAGAAGCAACGTTTATTATATTACATGTACCTTTATCCATCATTAGATTAATAGTTTTTCTACAAAGATATAAGGGACTATTTAAGTTTACATCTATAACTTTATTCCAAAGTTCGTCAGAGACTTCTCCAGCTGGCATCATGTCATCCATAATACCTGCATTATTTACAAGTATATCTATTCTCCCTGACTTATCAAACACTTCGTCTAAGATATTTTCCATGCTATCTTTTTGAGTTACATCACCCTGAAAGGCAACTATAGATCCCTCCAAGTTTTTAGATTCATTTACAAGATCATCAAGCTTTTCTTTTCTTCTAGCTATTGCAAAAACACTTGCACCTTCCTTGGCGAATAGAACAGATATAGCTCTTCCCATTCCTGAACTTGCTCCAGTTACGACTGCTATCTTTCCTTTCAATTTCATAGTTATTCTCCTTTCGTAAATATGGTATTATGATAC
This window harbors:
- a CDS encoding SDR family NAD(P)-dependent oxidoreductase; translated protein: MKLKGKIAVVTGASSGMGRAISVLFAKEGASVFAIARRKEKLDDLVNESKNLEGSIVAFQGDVTQKDSMENILDEVFDKSGRIDILVNNAGIMDDMMPAGEVSDELWNKVIDVNLNSPLYLCRKTINLMMDKGTCNIINVASVGGLYGSRAGPAYTASKFGLIGLTKNIGFMYANKGIRCNAICPGGVETEIGVGMKNPSQFGMEKAMSGAGYNPRSGSSEEIANIALFLASDDSSFVNGTTIVADSGWTAY
- a CDS encoding peptide ABC transporter substrate-binding protein, giving the protein MNFRKIISIIFTILLSLSLISCKDNKIVGKDGNKKEDQIDTTNKVVGGEMIVPITRTKALNPIIIGDSSMYYFDKLMFEGLFKLDKNLEPKELLAESYSINGDGSINISLRKDVKWHDGETLKSSDVKFTVDTIKYGLSNGKHAGTIPEIYKSGGISDINYIKDIYISDDYNMTIYFEGVGSNILEILTFPIIPEHAFRNGTTEDKVAYEKALDIKEYKPIGTGPYKQGKYDKLKSIELKVNDEYWGSKPYIKTIIGKVLKDEELALTSFESGQVDIAFSMGVDWEKYSQGEKVKVHEFPSQQYEFLAFNFKDKMFEGEKGLAIRKAIAYGINRDSIINKVYLGHATKTDVPINPNSWLVSKDAKNIYKYNVKKARDILEKAGWQDKDGDGLFEDEDNKKISIKLTTNSYNGLRTRALDMIAEDLKNIGIEAIKDYQQINESDINEELVEKDWTNFQKKIKTGKFEIALLGWETSFTQDISFMFRKGSPDNFMKYENPEMDESLDKIYYSLTKEEKRRITEKHKR